The Methanococcus voltae genome has a window encoding:
- a CDS encoding histone family protein yields MIPKGTVKRIMKDNTDMYVSTESVVALVDILQEMIVTTTKIAEENAAKDKRKTIKARDIEECDAERLKEKILQVSERTEKVNMLANEILHVIASELERY; encoded by the coding sequence ATGATACCAAAAGGAACCGTTAAAAGAATTATGAAAGATAATACTGATATGTACGTGTCTACAGAATCAGTTGTTGCTTTAGTTGACATTCTTCAAGAAATGATAGTAACCACTACAAAAATTGCCGAAGAGAATGCTGCAAAAGATAAAAGAAAAACCATTAAAGCGAGAGATATTGAAGAATGTGACGCTGAAAGGTTAAAGGAAAAGATATTACAAGTTTCAGAGCGAACTGAAAAAGTTAATATGTTGGCTAACGAGATATTACACGTTATTGCTTCAGAATTAGAGAGATACTAA
- a CDS encoding DUF4040 domain-containing protein, which translates to MVNIEIINILDVFVMFLVLLSYVGALIQKDLIKCVVLTGLGGLGLAYLFSSLLAPDVAVTEAILGGAVLPAFFAFTVKRTQRIDE; encoded by the coding sequence ATGGTAAATATAGAAATTATAAATATTTTAGATGTCTTTGTAATGTTTTTAGTATTATTGTCCTATGTTGGTGCATTAATACAAAAAGATTTAATCAAATGCGTCGTTTTGACTGGTTTAGGCGGTTTAGGTTTGGCGTATTTGTTCAGTAGCCTATTAGCTCCTGATGTAGCGGTAACCGAAGCTATATTGGGGGGTGCAGTTTTACCCGCATTCTTTGCATTCACTGTAAAAAGAACTCAAAGAATTGATGAATGA
- a CDS encoding winged helix-turn-helix domain-containing protein: protein MIKLLARKNVRKILDILEQERELYFREISKNTGINTGNLSEDLNKLYYKGLVSKRSEDIEKNLPKVYYSITDLGKDALSIYQDVDLLEQKCVECGQLELNDDSNDTFNGVINSRK from the coding sequence ATGATTAAACTATTGGCAAGAAAGAATGTAAGGAAAATACTCGATATCTTAGAACAAGAAAGAGAATTGTATTTCAGAGAAATATCAAAAAATACTGGCATAAATACGGGTAATTTATCCGAAGATTTGAATAAACTATACTATAAAGGTTTAGTTTCTAAAAGGTCTGAGGATATTGAAAAAAATTTACCCAAAGTTTATTACAGTATAACAGATTTGGGAAAAGATGCGTTGAGTATTTACCAAGATGTTGATTTATTAGAACAAAAATGTGTTGAATGTGGACAATTAGAGTTAAATGATGATTCTAATGACACATTTAATGGAGTGATTAACTCAAGAAAATAA
- a CDS encoding aspartate kinase, with amino-acid sequence MITVMKFGGTSVGDGKRIKNVAKIVSDRFKRGNGDNHQDHNHIVVVTSAMTQITNSLIDISKEALDVRDIARVNSFIQDVRDRHHLAILEAIENPEIQEETRIVIENTLEQLEKVLLGVTYLGELTPKSKDFILSFGERLCAPILCGAIKDNENKSICLTGREAGIITDNNFGCAKVTDLRVKGTITPLLELGVIPVVTGFIAGTKEEEITTLGRGGSDYSAALVGAGLEADMVEIWTDVSGVLSADPRTVKNVKKIPKMSYLEAMELAYFGAKVLHPRTVEPVMEKGIPLKIKNTFEPENEGTLINGDIEPSDRPIKAITTIKDVILINIFGGGMVGVSGTAARIFNALGRSNANVILITQGSSETNISIVIYDGELEAIKCVRELKKEFDGCHLIKDVSFDKEVCVVSAVGSDMKGSKGIAGDLFTAVAESGANIKMIAQGSSETNISFVIGEKDLENCLKKLHKTFIEDVN; translated from the coding sequence ATGATTACGGTTATGAAGTTTGGCGGTACGTCTGTAGGCGACGGTAAGAGAATTAAAAATGTAGCAAAAATAGTATCTGACAGGTTCAAAAGAGGTAATGGTGACAACCACCAAGACCATAACCATATTGTCGTTGTGACCTCAGCAATGACTCAAATTACAAATTCGCTAATAGATATTTCCAAAGAGGCCCTGGATGTTAGGGATATTGCGAGAGTCAATTCGTTCATACAGGATGTACGGGATAGGCATCATCTGGCAATCTTAGAAGCAATTGAAAATCCGGAAATTCAAGAAGAAACAAGAATTGTAATTGAAAATACACTAGAACAATTGGAAAAAGTATTATTGGGAGTAACCTACTTAGGAGAGTTAACCCCAAAATCAAAAGATTTCATACTTTCATTTGGAGAAAGACTCTGTGCACCTATTTTATGTGGTGCTATAAAAGATAATGAAAACAAATCAATATGTCTTACAGGTAGAGAAGCAGGTATTATTACAGATAACAACTTCGGATGTGCAAAAGTAACTGATTTAAGAGTTAAAGGTACAATTACACCTTTATTAGAATTAGGCGTTATCCCTGTTGTTACCGGATTTATTGCAGGTACTAAAGAAGAGGAAATTACTACACTAGGTAGAGGGGGTAGTGACTACTCTGCTGCTCTTGTAGGTGCAGGACTTGAAGCTGACATGGTTGAAATTTGGACCGATGTGAGCGGTGTGTTATCAGCAGATCCAAGGACGGTTAAAAACGTTAAAAAAATACCTAAAATGTCATACTTAGAAGCAATGGAACTCGCTTACTTTGGTGCTAAAGTATTGCACCCTAGAACAGTTGAACCTGTTATGGAAAAAGGAATTCCTTTAAAAATTAAAAATACATTCGAACCTGAAAACGAAGGTACACTTATCAACGGCGATATTGAACCAAGTGACAGACCTATTAAAGCTATAACAACCATTAAAGATGTTATTTTAATTAATATTTTTGGTGGCGGTATGGTAGGCGTAAGTGGCACAGCTGCGAGGATATTTAACGCACTTGGCAGGTCAAACGCAAACGTGATTTTAATCACCCAAGGTTCATCAGAAACCAACATTTCAATTGTTATTTATGATGGAGAGCTTGAAGCAATTAAATGTGTAAGAGAACTTAAAAAAGAATTCGACGGTTGCCATTTAATAAAAGATGTAAGCTTCGATAAAGAAGTTTGCGTTGTTTCAGCAGTTGGTTCCGATATGAAAGGCTCAAAAGGCATTGCAGGCGATTTATTCACTGCAGTAGCTGAAAGTGGTGCAAATATTAAAATGATTGCACAAGGTTCATCAGAAACTAATATATCATTCGTAATTGGTGAAAAAGACCTTGAAAATTGCTTGAAAAAATTACATAAAACATTTATTGAAGATGTAAATTAA
- a CDS encoding fibrillarin-like rRNA/tRNA 2'-O-methyltransferase, with amino-acid sequence MAKVKEKFDNVFELDLGDGIERIGTKSLVPNKRVYGEKLVNVKNTEYRVWNPNKSKLGASIINGLKEMPIKKGSKVLYLGASAGTTPSHVADIAEDSPVYAVEFAPRIMREFIESCEGRKNLFPILGDANKPDEYANIVEKVDVIFEDVAQPNQAEILIKNAKWFLKEGGYGMISIKARSVDVTENPRVIFEAQKEIMEQNGFKIVDAINIEPFEKDHMLFVGIWNGQ; translated from the coding sequence ATGGCAAAAGTTAAAGAAAAGTTCGATAATGTATTTGAATTAGATTTAGGCGATGGAATTGAAAGAATTGGTACAAAATCATTAGTTCCAAACAAAAGAGTATACGGCGAAAAATTAGTTAACGTTAAAAATACAGAGTACAGAGTATGGAACCCTAACAAAAGTAAGTTGGGAGCATCTATCATTAACGGATTAAAGGAAATGCCAATTAAAAAAGGCAGTAAAGTCTTATACTTGGGAGCTTCTGCAGGTACTACTCCGTCACACGTTGCAGATATTGCTGAAGATTCTCCAGTTTACGCTGTTGAGTTTGCACCAAGAATTATGAGAGAGTTCATTGAAAGCTGTGAAGGTAGGAAAAACTTATTCCCTATTTTAGGCGATGCAAACAAACCAGATGAATATGCGAACATCGTGGAAAAAGTAGACGTTATATTCGAAGACGTTGCACAACCAAACCAAGCTGAAATATTGATAAAAAATGCCAAATGGTTTTTGAAAGAAGGCGGATATGGTATGATATCAATTAAAGCAAGAAGTGTCGATGTTACAGAAAACCCTAGAGTAATATTTGAAGCTCAAAAAGAAATCATGGAACAAAACGGTTTCAAAATCGTAGATGCTATAAATATTGAACCATTTGAAAAAGACCACATGTTATTTGTTGGAATTTGGAATGGACAATAA
- a CDS encoding Pre-mRNA processing ribonucleoprotein translates to MLSAILVPYGIFVIKKDESETDETQSIENLTKNIVYFKKFDEEDIPSIMYELRQDANEKKAELKQALIEEITELKNKEAEESEESEEAEGIEPIDIAVEELETISFEASKIRPENDAMRSVMYELGLEYGVFEDLEDDFLNKMNEWTVQYTKMMMKRSSQAKDKLIVQTVNALDNLDETLNLFSERLREWYSLYFPEMDNIVKKQDAYVQLVSEYGFRENYTRTRLKEEMPQNLARTLSLAAKKSMGAEISEVDLQIIKSLANEIHNLYKYREELQAYLEVSMTEVAPNLTKIAGPSIGARLISLAGGMDRLSILPGSTIQVIGAEKALFAHLRERADSPKHGIIFQHPYIQGATGWTRGKISRAIACKMSIAIKADMSGNYIADTLSEQIDKKVADIKVKFPKPPVKKKSKRPQGKGRPSRPGKPGAGKPQRRDGRNDDRRRDDKKRDGRRDSRVDGRRDDRDSRDNRGKDNKGRRDGRNDDRRNEKSSKPTRDGKSRDSKPNNANKGGKAGKGEKRKVERVVIGKTSSKINK, encoded by the coding sequence ATGCTTAGCGCAATTTTAGTACCATACGGTATTTTTGTAATTAAAAAAGACGAAAGCGAAACAGATGAAACACAAAGTATTGAGAATCTTACTAAAAACATTGTTTACTTTAAAAAATTTGATGAAGAAGACATTCCATCAATTATGTATGAATTAAGGCAAGATGCTAACGAAAAAAAGGCAGAATTAAAACAAGCTTTAATCGAAGAAATTACAGAACTTAAAAATAAAGAAGCTGAAGAAAGCGAAGAAAGCGAAGAAGCTGAAGGAATAGAACCTATCGACATTGCTGTTGAAGAATTAGAAACCATTAGCTTTGAAGCTTCAAAAATTAGACCTGAAAACGACGCTATGAGAAGTGTTATGTATGAATTAGGTTTAGAATACGGCGTATTCGAAGATTTGGAAGACGATTTCTTAAATAAAATGAATGAATGGACCGTTCAATATACTAAAATGATGATGAAAAGAAGTTCACAGGCAAAAGATAAATTAATCGTGCAAACCGTTAACGCTTTGGACAACCTTGATGAGACCTTAAACTTATTTTCAGAAAGATTAAGAGAATGGTACTCATTGTACTTCCCAGAAATGGACAATATTGTTAAAAAACAAGACGCGTACGTACAATTAGTTTCAGAATACGGATTCAGAGAAAATTACACCAGAACTAGATTAAAAGAAGAGATGCCTCAAAACTTAGCAAGAACTTTATCCTTAGCAGCTAAAAAATCTATGGGTGCTGAAATCTCGGAAGTAGATTTACAGATTATAAAAAGCCTTGCTAATGAAATACACAATTTATACAAGTACAGAGAAGAATTACAGGCTTACTTAGAAGTTTCCATGACTGAAGTTGCGCCTAACTTGACAAAAATTGCAGGACCTTCAATCGGTGCAAGACTTATAAGCCTTGCAGGCGGTATGGACAGACTTTCAATATTACCGGGTTCAACGATACAAGTTATCGGTGCTGAAAAAGCTTTATTTGCACACTTAAGAGAAAGAGCAGACTCTCCAAAACACGGTATTATATTCCAACACCCTTACATACAAGGTGCTACAGGTTGGACACGTGGTAAAATATCAAGAGCAATTGCTTGTAAAATGTCCATTGCAATTAAAGCAGATATGAGCGGAAATTACATTGCAGACACCTTATCAGAACAAATCGACAAAAAAGTAGCAGATATTAAAGTTAAATTCCCAAAACCACCAGTTAAAAAGAAATCCAAAAGACCACAAGGTAAAGGAAGACCAAGTAGACCTGGAAAACCAGGTGCAGGAAAACCTCAAAGAAGAGACGGTAGAAACGACGACAGAAGAAGGGACGATAAAAAAAGAGATGGTAGAAGAGATAGTAGGGTAGACGGTAGAAGAGACGATAGGGATAGTAGAGATAATAGGGGAAAAGACAATAAAGGCAGAAGAGACGGTAGAAACGACGACAGAAGAAACGAGAAAAGTAGTAAACCTACTAGAGATGGAAAAAGTAGAGATAGTAAACCTAACAACGCAAACAAAGGCGGTAAAGCAGGTAAAGGCGAAAAACGTAAAGTTGAAAGAGTTGTTATTGGAAAAACGTCTTCAAAAATTAACAAATAA
- the fdhD gene encoding formate dehydrogenase accessory sulfurtransferase FdhD, whose product MKNTNNKDNNSNKNGKNIPKSDKISRMDRYNNLDNDIKDTVTLRDAYSWDEEKGLKNKQDIVVVEQICEFYKNEEYKGKVLASPNGLKELLVGHIISEGNFKKDEKIKEIKIIEESDEIEGLKNRKIIKLKLYTESNDLNEIKTGNDLNLKLSTIKKIMVQMPTMSNIWELTGGVHWAGLFDMEGNKLTYYEDIGRHNAIDKVIGYAKINGLDISNCIIVSSGRQPTAMVKKAVNAGCSVIITKSPSTNHGIDLANKEKIILLGFARINRFMIYSGLEYINFEE is encoded by the coding sequence ATGAAAAATACGAATAATAAGGACAATAATTCGAATAAAAATGGTAAAAATATTCCTAAATCGGATAAAATAAGTCGTATGGATAGGTACAATAATTTAGATAATGATATTAAAGATACTGTAACGTTAAGAGACGCTTACTCCTGGGATGAAGAAAAAGGATTAAAAAACAAGCAAGATATTGTAGTAGTTGAACAAATTTGTGAATTTTATAAAAATGAGGAATATAAAGGTAAAGTTTTAGCATCGCCAAATGGATTAAAGGAATTATTGGTTGGACATATTATAAGTGAAGGTAATTTTAAAAAAGATGAAAAAATTAAGGAAATTAAAATAATTGAAGAAAGTGATGAAATAGAAGGTTTAAAAAATAGAAAAATAATTAAATTAAAACTATATACTGAAAGTAATGATTTAAACGAAATTAAAACAGGAAATGATTTAAATTTAAAATTAAGTACCATTAAGAAGATTATGGTACAAATGCCTACGATGTCTAACATTTGGGAGTTAACCGGAGGCGTGCATTGGGCAGGATTATTTGATATGGAAGGGAATAAACTTACATACTACGAAGATATTGGACGACATAACGCGATTGACAAAGTTATCGGATATGCGAAAATAAACGGTTTGGACATCTCAAATTGTATAATCGTTTCGAGTGGTAGGCAACCTACTGCAATGGTAAAAAAAGCCGTAAATGCGGGCTGTAGTGTTATTATTACAAAGTCACCATCTACGAATCACGGGATAGACCTTGCAAATAAAGAAAAAATAATATTATTGGGTTTTGCTAGAATTAATCGATTTATGATATACAGCGGTTTAGAATATATAAATTTTGAAGAATAA
- the ftsY gene encoding signal recognition particle-docking protein FtsY: MFGSLKSKLTNTMNKLSNKIYKKGEAVDEEVKPVINEKQIDEEINEETKNEINQIKTEVTEVTELDENSKIDVSDENVLGKFEKTKVGFLDKFKITKSIKKVLSKEVVLTEDDIEEILEELELELLEADVAYDTVESIIESLKERLIGLKITSDDKPEEIIENALKSSIRNILAQEKIDIEQLIQNKNKEGEPAVIIFLGINGTGKTTSISKLAYKLKENGHSVVMAAGDTFRAGAIDQLEEHANNLEVKVIKHQKGADSAAVIFDAIQHAKAKKVDVVLADTAGRQTTNINLMSEIKKVVRVTKPDLVVFVGDSLAGNDAITQAEEFNNAVTIDGAILTKTDADAKGGAALSIAHSIGKPILYMGVGQRYSDLQEFDVDWMVNKLFSENEEKLSVEREF; this comes from the coding sequence ATGTTTGGAAGCCTTAAGTCAAAATTAACAAACACCATGAATAAATTGTCCAACAAAATCTACAAAAAAGGCGAAGCTGTAGATGAAGAAGTTAAACCAGTCATCAACGAAAAACAAATCGATGAAGAAATAAACGAAGAAACCAAAAACGAAATAAATCAAATTAAAACCGAAGTAACCGAAGTAACTGAATTAGATGAAAATTCCAAAATAGATGTAAGTGATGAAAACGTTTTAGGAAAATTTGAAAAAACAAAAGTAGGGTTTTTAGATAAATTTAAAATTACAAAAAGCATTAAAAAAGTTTTAAGTAAAGAAGTAGTCCTTACTGAAGACGATATTGAGGAAATATTGGAAGAATTAGAGTTAGAACTATTGGAAGCAGACGTAGCATACGACACTGTTGAAAGTATAATCGAATCTTTAAAAGAAAGATTAATTGGCTTAAAAATTACAAGTGATGACAAACCTGAAGAAATCATTGAAAATGCACTTAAGAGCTCAATTAGAAATATATTGGCACAGGAAAAAATTGATATTGAGCAATTAATCCAAAATAAAAATAAAGAAGGCGAACCTGCCGTAATCATATTTTTAGGAATAAATGGGACTGGAAAAACTACCTCAATATCCAAATTAGCTTATAAATTAAAAGAAAACGGTCATAGCGTAGTAATGGCAGCAGGGGACACTTTTAGAGCTGGGGCAATAGACCAACTCGAAGAGCACGCAAACAATCTTGAAGTTAAGGTTATAAAACATCAAAAAGGCGCAGACAGTGCAGCAGTTATTTTTGATGCAATACAGCACGCAAAAGCTAAAAAAGTTGACGTAGTACTTGCAGATACCGCAGGCAGGCAAACAACCAACATAAATTTAATGTCGGAAATCAAAAAAGTTGTTAGAGTAACAAAACCAGATTTAGTCGTATTTGTGGGCGATTCATTAGCAGGTAACGATGCAATAACTCAGGCAGAAGAATTTAACAATGCAGTTACTATCGACGGAGCAATTTTAACCAAAACAGACGCAGATGCAAAAGGTGGGGCGGCTTTATCAATTGCTCATTCTATAGGAAAACCTATATTATATATGGGTGTAGGTCAAAGATATTCCGATTTACAAGAATTTGATGTCGATTGGATGGTAAATAAATTATTCTCTGAAAATGAAGAAAAATTATCCGTTGAAAGAGAATTTTAA
- the cbiT gene encoding precorrin-6Y C5,15-methyltransferase (decarboxylating) subunit CbiT: MIKDEEFIRNDGVPITKEEIRALSLSKLNLTHDDVVIDIGCGSGGMTVEMAKIAKKAYAIDSSEDAVNTAKANLEKFNVTNCELISGDAKEELEKVLKELKESNELNQLLSENLKIFIGGTQNIEEILKIANEYGVKTIVSNTIVVNTGLTIAEILENYGYEIDLITMNVSYGRKIKSGYMMIARNPITIVTAKK; this comes from the coding sequence TTGATCAAAGATGAAGAATTTATTAGAAATGACGGCGTACCGATAACAAAAGAAGAAATCAGAGCTTTGAGCTTATCAAAGCTAAATTTAACACATGATGATGTGGTAATAGACATAGGATGCGGTAGTGGAGGAATGACTGTAGAAATGGCTAAGATAGCTAAAAAAGCTTACGCAATTGACAGTAGTGAAGATGCAGTTAATACGGCAAAAGCAAACTTGGAAAAATTTAATGTTACAAACTGCGAACTAATATCTGGAGATGCAAAAGAAGAATTGGAAAAAGTATTAAAAGAATTAAAAGAATCGAATGAATTAAACCAATTGCTTTCAGAAAATTTAAAGATATTTATTGGCGGTACCCAAAATATTGAGGAGATTTTGAAAATAGCTAATGAATACGGCGTAAAAACAATTGTTTCAAATACCATTGTAGTAAATACTGGTTTAACAATTGCTGAAATTTTAGAAAACTATGGTTATGAGATTGATTTGATAACTATGAATGTTTCCTACGGTAGAAAGATAAAATCAGGATATATGATGATTGCAAGAAACCCAATTACCATTGTAACTGCTAAAAAGTAA
- a CDS encoding Nre family DNA repair protein, with translation MCSICKGRKNLCGRSKCLILQKFRISKKFKGLIEKKEFFGASPPSLFVGEYGYPKVRIGPMLPTFGDVEQANELLNETVNETVNKNTEFDIGKLENPKNWTNSSIEEIMHYRSMLVMGETKSNVKVENNYRDANLPTSTRYIENIQEIAMSIKPVDSEMKLLKNPKMVLGMNSYTSPMGAKENLLKFDIAENPKIPKKTDSVVNDEIKSLEGVMSLYNSGFDEYYIIKLLSTGLMGIDKRIVPTKWSITAVQDMIGKEIRKEVIGYNVVNNYELYHATLLGNRYFILLMPDLYAFEAMEVWLKGSLYGRVAEYHVLGDYEGIKGLKGYVKETAGAFHASRLSIMEHLQKRKKQAKIVVIREITPDYYAPVGVWQIRQGVKLAMDTKKIGEFDTLKSAISGLEQHLIVPVEKYVEKSKILKITNRQTLLEQYF, from the coding sequence GTGTGTTCAATATGTAAGGGTAGGAAGAATTTATGTGGTAGAAGTAAATGTTTAATTCTTCAAAAATTCAGAATTTCCAAAAAATTCAAAGGATTGATAGAAAAAAAAGAATTCTTTGGAGCTTCACCACCTAGTTTGTTCGTTGGTGAGTATGGATACCCAAAAGTACGTATAGGCCCCATGTTGCCTACCTTTGGAGATGTTGAACAAGCTAACGAATTATTAAATGAAACAGTTAATGAAACAGTCAATAAAAACACGGAATTTGATATTGGTAAACTTGAAAATCCTAAAAACTGGACAAATAGCTCTATTGAAGAAATTATGCACTATAGGTCAATGTTAGTTATGGGGGAAACTAAATCAAATGTTAAAGTCGAAAATAATTATAGAGATGCTAATTTACCAACGTCTACCAGATATATTGAGAATATACAAGAAATTGCTATGTCAATAAAACCCGTAGATAGTGAGATGAAATTACTTAAAAATCCAAAAATGGTTTTGGGTATGAACTCCTACACATCACCTATGGGTGCAAAAGAAAATCTTTTAAAATTTGATATTGCAGAAAACCCTAAAATTCCAAAAAAGACTGATAGCGTAGTAAATGATGAAATAAAATCATTAGAAGGCGTTATGAGTCTTTATAATTCAGGATTTGATGAATACTACATAATAAAACTTTTATCTACGGGGCTAATGGGGATAGATAAAAGAATTGTACCCACAAAATGGAGTATAACCGCTGTTCAAGATATGATTGGCAAAGAAATACGGAAAGAAGTTATAGGTTACAACGTAGTTAATAATTACGAATTGTATCACGCTACTTTATTGGGTAATCGGTATTTTATATTATTAATGCCTGATTTATACGCCTTTGAGGCCATGGAAGTATGGTTAAAAGGTTCTTTGTATGGTAGAGTAGCAGAATATCACGTTCTCGGAGATTACGAAGGTATTAAAGGCTTAAAAGGCTATGTAAAAGAAACTGCGGGCGCGTTCCATGCTTCGCGATTGAGTATTATGGAGCATCTTCAAAAAAGAAAAAAACAGGCTAAAATCGTTGTAATACGTGAAATTACGCCTGATTATTATGCGCCTGTTGGAGTTTGGCAAATCCGTCAAGGGGTTAAACTTGCAATGGATACTAAAAAAATTGGCGAGTTTGATACATTAAAATCGGCAATTTCTGGTTTAGAACAGCATTTGATAGTTCCTGTTGAAAAATACGTTGAAAAAAGTAAAATATTAAAAATAACTAATAGACAAACTTTATTGGAGCAATATTTCTAA
- a CDS encoding cation:proton antiporter (subunit G of antiporter complex involved in resistance to high concentrations of Na+, K+, Li+ and/or alkali) produces MFDFLLIRDFLQNLVLTLASLGILVASIKLWTQSDISKNIVYARLHIVGIVDISCIVILFMFNQPLLALVYLILSPFSAHAIANANYNDEISK; encoded by the coding sequence ATGTTTGATTTTCTGTTAATACGTGACTTTTTACAGAATTTAGTTTTAACATTGGCTTCTTTAGGAATTTTAGTTGCATCTATAAAGCTTTGGACTCAAAGTGATATTAGTAAAAATATAGTTTATGCAAGACTTCACATTGTAGGAATCGTAGATATTTCCTGTATCGTTATATTGTTTATGTTTAACCAACCACTTTTAGCACTTGTTTATTTGATATTATCGCCTTTTTCGGCTCACGCAATTGCAAATGCAAATTATAACGATGAAATTTCAAAATAA